The DNA region AGTCAGTGCTagtatcatttattttaaccatcaataatatacatgtatatactggtATACAAATTTTCAATGAGCTATAAACATGGCCTATTAATCAGTGCTGATTAACTTGTATGTTAGAGCATTAATAACCATTGGTACTTGATATgtataaaacttatattttgGAATGTTTAAGTATTGAAAGTACTTAAATAGAATAATGAATGCAtgattatacatttatatatattattgcacaaaagcaaaacaagaaacacaacaaaaacaaaaaaaaacaattaatcaattaatgAGTACAGTTACATCTGTCTATTATATTAGAGTATATACTAAGGTTCTACATGTAAAGGCACACATGATAGTCAAgacggattatcgagggtccactgtattaGGAATATCACTTTCTGTATCCTGAAGGTGAGATTCCAGGTGGTTACATTTGGTGTTCTATTTTAGTCTAGGAATAGAATGGAAATAAGGTTATTAGGGCACGGAAAGAGATTCTCTAAAAATATCTAGGTGACCTTGTCCATGACATCGACCAACGAACCATAACTCAAGCAATGTATTGGTTAACTGAAATCTGGATGAAACTGAGCTGACTTATGAATATGCTAAGCACAAGCAAggattttttaaacaaaacatggaGACATTTTCAATGGTTGTCTAAATGACAATGGTGACCTTGTCTTCAGAGTTGGCACCCACCgacattacattataaaaattgtaatcaCCCACCgacattacattataaaaatggTAATCAAAGAAACTACATATTAATGAGATTGCAAGTAAATACAACAACTAAAAGAATAATAAAGACAAAATTACTAAAAAAATTtgtgtaacaaaataaaaataaattcagaTTAGTAGgtttaaaaattgaatacatgtacatgtactgggACCCAACCAGTAGTCATGATGGAACAGTAGTTGTGATTGTGTGCATATTCTACTGTGCGTCAAGATTTACGAATGTCTGGAGTTGCTGACGAATACTTTgtgatggtgttgttttgttaatatggAAATAATGTGTATCCTTAGatgtaaacaattaaattttcctaaatcacgactactgttccTTGACGACTACTGGTAGGGTCCCAGTACAGTACCAAAATTAGTTTCCTGTCATTAGACATGTAAAATGTTGTACAGATTTGAACATAACAAAtgaaattgtatatatacagtgtgtgAATAGGATAATGAACTTAATGGATTTAATGAACCCTGTCATCCTATTGGATAGAATGTATTGATCAGGTAATAATTAGTCAGGTGTAAGTATATTACCCGTCATTGACACTTCTAAATCAACATTAAGGTAAACATATCAACATGGATTCGTGTAAAAAAGCCTCCACTCTGACCACATTCCGGAGTCAGAAGTAATAGTATCACAGAAAGTCTACCATGTCTATGGGCTTGACGAAGGCATCTTTGGTAGGTTTATGGTTGTGGGGTACATGCTGGTTTTCCAGGTTGGTCATCTTGAGGACCCACGCATCGTAGGATGGCATTTGGGTGACCGGAATGTTTGGGAATATGATCTCGGTTGTATTATTTAGTCCTGGAAAAAATTTGAATGGTGAATCATATCCGAGCATTTCAATGACTGTGCTTGGTCCAGTGACAGGAGCTCCAAGGGTCTGTACATTGTATTCTGGCCACTTCAGAATGATGGCATACACAGATGTTCCATTGGCATCTTTCTTGGAGGTATacctaatgaaatatttaatacttGTTAACCAGGTATTCAAAACAATTTCCTTAAATACTTGAAATATTTACCAGATAACTGAACAAAAACTTGTTTCAAACATCACTGAATATTTGATTCAAATTTTTatccaaaattcatttttatttgaatttgattGGTCATAATGGTCCTGCTAGGTTTTGATGGGGAATGATAATGTAAGACTACTAGTTGTAATTCACAGtaaatgatttttatcaaaatggtGTGAATGGCAGTGACTTATAAATGATTACATTTTAATTCCCTCTATTATACTGATTAACAGAAGGCCATCAAGATAACATACAAAAGATTCAATCGCTCCTTTGTCACTTAATACCACAGTAAATAAATAGCATGATAGACACAAGAATATGTACCAGACAGTTTTGTCGAATGTGTCACTCTGTGTGTGCCAGGGTTTGGATTTGTAAATGGCTTCCCcattgaccttcatccaagctCCAAACTGTCGTAGCCTCTGTTCAAAAATTGGGATGATCCGTCCATCAGCTGAAGGGCCGACATTCATAAGAAGGTTACCACCACAGCTGTAAGATTAATTACAGTcttatttgaatagatttgtCTCtgaatgttgtaaccaacccaCACCGTATGAACCTGTGGTACTTAAAAGATTGAGGAAATggttttgtattaatttttagctcacctggccccccgggtgaaactaagcatgggatagcacacATAATGCAATGACAGCAtacttatagggtggggattcaaaattttacaaatgatggggctgacccccttggggcctgaggggcaggccaaaaggggtcaatttggctatttccatataaacaacttctcctCTGATACtataagcatgggatagcacccataatgcaatggtggcatccttatagggtagggattcaaaattgtacaaatgatggggctgaccccctgagggcctgaggggcggggtcaaaaggggtcaatttggctgttaCCATATTAAcaacttctctgcaactaagcatgggatagcactcataatgcaatggtggcaTCCTTGTatggtggggattcaaaattgtaaaaatgattgggctgaccccctggggccttAGGTGTGGGACCAAAAAGgttaattaggctactattttcatataaattacttcctctctgaaactatatgcattggatagcatattcgtatggtatcaatagcatcattatatggttgagattcagaattaaacaaatcatggggtcaatttgtctttttgatttttgaatcacctactaaattacagaattactaaaaaaaacacAGGTGGGCGATACAGGttctctgggcctcttgttatcatTTATTCATGACATATCAATCATTAAACTGAAGAAACACGCAACTAATTAGATAccattttaaagattaaaaagaaaatatgtaacaaGTGATTGTGATTCAATGGTTAATTTAGTGTTTCTATGTTATGTCAAATAATTTCCCTCGTCATCAAAGAAAATAAGGTAGGGGATATGAGAGGCTGATAAAAGATAAGTAGATAAAATGGAATTCCCACCTAACAAGAgaccaacaacacacccctGGCCTACCTCACAGTCTCGGCCATCACAGAGACCAACAACACACACCTGGCCGACCTCACAGTCTCGGCCATCACACAgaccaacaacacacccctGGCCTACCTCACAGTCTCTGCCATCACACAgaccaacaacacacccctGGCCTACCTCACAGTCTCGGCCATCACAGAGACCAACAAAACACCCCTGGTCTACCTCACAGTCTCTGCCATCACACAGACCAACAACACATCCCTGGCCTACCTCACAGTCTCAGCCATCACACAgaccaacaacacacccctGGCCTACCTCACAGTCTCAGCCATCACTCAGACCAACAACACATCCCTGGCCTACCTCACAGTCTCTGCCATAACACAgaccaacaacacacccctGGCCTACCTCACAGTCTCGGCCATCACAGAgaccaacaacacacccctGGTCTACCTCACAGTCTCTGCCATCACACAGACCAACAAAACACCCCTGGCCTACCTCACAGTCTCAGCCATAACCCAgaccaacaacacacccctGGCCTACCTCACAGTCTCTGCCAAAACAcagacaacaacaacacacccctGGCCTACCTCACAGTCTAGGCCATCACAGAgaccaacaacacacccctAGCCTACCTCACAGTCTCGGCCATCACACAgaccaacaacacacccctGGTCTACCTCACAGTCTCGTCTATCACAGAGACCAACAACACACAATCCTGGCCTACCTCACAGTCTCGGCCATCACAGAGACCAACAACACACTCCTGGCCTACCTCACAGTCTCTGCCATCACAGAgaccaacaacacacccctGGCCTACCTCACAGTCTCGGCCATCACAGAgaccaacaacacacccctGGCCTACCTCACAGTCTCGGCCATCACAGAgaccaacaacacacccctGGCCTACCTCACAGTCTCGGCCATCACAGAgaccaacaacacacccctGGCCTACCTCACAGTCTCTGCCATCACAGAgaccaacaacacacccctGGCCTACCTCACAGTCTCGGCCATCACAGAgaccaacaacacacccctGGCCTACCTCACAGTCTCGGCCATCACAGAgaccaacaacacacccctGGCCTACCTCACAGTCTCGCCATCACAGAgaccaacaacacacccctGGCCTACCTCACAGTCTCTGCCATCACACAgaccaacaacacacccctGGCCTACCTCACAGTCTCGTCTATCACAGAgaccaacaacacacccctAGCCTACCTCACAGTCTCGGCCATCACAGAGACCAACAACATGCCCCTGGCTTACCTCACAGTCTCGGCCATCACAGAgaccaacaacacacccctGGTCTACCTCACAGTCTTGGCCATCACACAgaccaacaacacacccctGGCCTACCTCACAGTCTCGGCCATCACAGAgaccaacaacacacccctGGCCTACCTCACAGTCTCTGCCATCACAGAgaccaacaacacacccctGGCCTACCTCACAGTCTCAGCCATCACACAgaccaacaacacacccctGGCCCTACCTCACAGTCTCAGCCATCACACAgaccaacaacacacccctGGCCTATACTACCTCACAGTCTCGGCCATCACAGAgaccaacaacacacccctGGCTTACCTCACAGTCTCTGCCATCACACAgaccaacaacacacccctGGCCTACCTCACAGTCTTGGCCATCACACAgaccaacaacacacccctGGCCTACCTCACAGTCTCTGCCATCACAGAgaccaacaacacacccctGGTCTACCTCACAGTCTCAGCCATCACACAgaccaacaacacacccctGGCCTACCTCACAGTCTCGGCCATCACAGAgaccaacaacacacccctGGCCTACCTCACAGTCTCTGCCATCACACAgaccaacaacacacccctGGCCTACCTCACAGTCTCGGACATCACAGAGACCAACAACATGCCCCTGGCCTACATCACAGTATCGGCCATCACAGAgaccaacaacacacccctGGTCTACCTCACAGTCTCGGCCATCACAGAGATCAACAACACAACCCTGGCCTACCTCACAGTCTCGGCCATCACACAgaccaacaacacacccctGGCCTACCTCACAGTCTTGCTAATCACAGAGTCCAACAACACACCCCTGGCCTACCTCACAGTCTCTGCCATCACACAgaccaacaacacacccctGGCCTACCTCACAGTCTTGCCAATCACAGAgaccaacaacacacccctGGCCTACCTCACAGTCTTGCCAATCACAGAgaccaacaacacacccctGGCCTACCTACCTCACAGTCTCGCCAACCACAGAgaccaacaacacacccctGGCCTACCTCACAGTCTCGGCCATCACAGAgaccaacaacacacccctGGCCTACCTCACAGTCTCTGCCATCACACAgaccaacaacacacccctGGCCTACCTCACAGTCTCGTCTATCACAGAgaccaacaacacacccctAGCCTACCTCACAGTCTCGGCCATCACAGAGACCAACAACATGCCCCTGGCTTACCTCACAGTCTCGGCCATCACAGAgaccaacaacacacccctGGCCTACCTCACAGTCTTTGCCATCACACAGACCAACAACACATCCCTGGCCTACCTCACGGTCTCAGCCATCACAGTTATAAGTTCGTTGACAGATCGGCAATCCTCAGCGGTTACATCACGGCGATGAGTCCACGCTCTCTTGTCCACTGTCATACAGTTCTCCCATTTCGGTGTGAACAGTTTTCCTGTTTATAGAACAAGCAAATAAAACATTCTTTGAAAATTCTCAAGAAAACGAAATGCTTCAGCACATATCTGACAGAAATACAGGTGAaaattcagaattttttttttttttaatacaggTAAATGCATACATAAAGAAATGCCCAAAAAGGCAACCTGGATGAGGAATGAATTAACATTGAGTATTTcaatattataatttcatttatccAGTGAAGTTTATTTATGTGATCTCAATATCTTAAGGAAGACTAGCAGTAACTGTCCTAAGCACTATGATATCAGCTCTTCACTTGTGGTCAGAATAGTCCAAGAATTATCAACTGAGCTTTTACCACAATTTGTGCTTTGAATTTATTCATATGTTCTAGGTTATAATAAGCAACAAGATACTAAATTTCTACCATCACCAGTATCAGAAGGTAAATACATGATGGTTGggaatgtaaaattattttacaacaaatgatcACAAGGTTATATTAACATTACACTAATCATTCTGGGAATCAAATCAAAATGTAACCTGGGGTAGTAACATAGTCATGATCTTTGACCTTTTTAGCGTCTATTTCCAAAATCTAACACCAGTCCCCTAGGTAAAAATTATATACCAATACACCATTAGACCACTCAACTACCAGACACAGTAGCCGACATGCTAAATAATAAATTTCCTCACCTGGGTTGAACCTGTCATTGCAGTTCCAAAATCCTCCATGGCGACATCTGGTGTTATTTCCCCAGCGATCATTTGTCACTACAGTATCTTTAACAGGACTGTTGAACCAAACAAGGGGCAGTCATCAGCACATGGAAATCTTTTGATCAATGTTCAAATAATGATGTGTCATTTTTTACCTAGGAAACTATACCATATATTGGTCCATGTAAAAGCTGATAATCCAAAACTTTGGTTTGTTAAAATTGAATCATGGATGGGTCATTAGCAGTatgtgtaacatatatatttagtgAGGAAATATTATAGGGCCCGAGAAGAGTTTGATACAGCAAATTAATCCATCGAAACTTGGATCATAGTTCAACATACCTCTATGTAcatgatttaataaataatcCATTGAAATAAGTTTAATTCACGAAACAGGTTTCTTGAAGAAGTTATCATCATTTAGTACAATACAGTGAAAACTGTCTAAAAAGAAAACCACAGGGACACAACAAAAATGTTCTTTCAAaaatgttctttatagacaaatgtcctttacacagaggtcaaatataaAG from Argopecten irradians isolate NY chromosome 5, Ai_NY, whole genome shotgun sequence includes:
- the LOC138323143 gene encoding alpha-L-fucosidase-like; the encoded protein is MGVTTALLLFTLFLSTACIQSVKYTPDWKSLDSRPLPAWYDESKIGIFLHWGLFSVPAYKSAWFVYFFKNNYPDYVKFVHDNYGPDFTFADFGPLFHASFYNPDGWADIFEASGAKYVVLVTKHHEGFTLWPSKYSWNWNAGDVGPGRDLVAELATAIKKKKDMHFGVYHSLFEFFNPLYLADKSNNYKTQDFVRQKTMPELYELVNNYKPDVIWSDGDWEAPDTYWNSTEFVAWLYNESPVKDTVVTNDRWGNNTRCRHGGFWNCNDRFNPGKLFTPKWENCMTVDKRAWTHRRDVTAEDCRSVNELITVMAETVSCGGNLLMNVGPSADGRIIPIFEQRLRQFGAWMKVNGEAIYKSKPWHTQSDTFDKTVWYTSKKDANGTSVYAIILKWPEYNVQTLGAPVTGPSTVIEMLGYDSPFKFFPGLNNTTEIIFPNIPVTQMPSYDAWVLKMTNLENQHVPHNHKPTKDAFVKPIDMVDFL